AAATGCCCGTTGAGGACGCCCTGTCCCACCGTCATCACCATCCACGACTTGCTGTTTATCGGCTATCCGGGAACCCATCGCCCCATCTACGACCGCGCCATGACCGGACTGGCGACGCTCTATTCGCGGCGAGCCGCCTCCATCATCGCCGACTCGCACTACTCGAAGCACAGGATCGTCACACGGTTGCGGGTCAATCCGGGCAAGGTCCACGTGATCCCGGTCACGTTGGGATCTGAATTCAGACCGACGGCGCCCGACGACACGACGTTGCGGCGATACGGCATCGACGCGCCATACCTGCTCTGTGTCGGCAATTTCAAGCCGCACAAGAATCTGCCGCGCCTCCTTCAGGCCTACGCCGCGCTGCCTCCGGCCTTGCGCGGGCGGTATCGCCTGGTGCTGGCGGGAGGAGACGCGGCGCACCGGCCCGAGCTGGACAGGCTGGCTCTGTCTCTCGGAATCGCCAGCCACGTGCGCTTTCCCGGGCTGATCGACGATCGGGACTTGCCCATGCTGTACAGCGCCTGTTCATTGTTCGTGCTGCCCTCTCTTGAAGAGGGCTTCGGGCTGCCGGCGCTGGAGGCCATGGCCTGCGGAACGGCGGTCGTGGCGTCGAACCGCGCCTCGCTCCCAGAAGTCGTCGGCGCCGCCGCAGTCTTGTGCGATCCGACCGATAAAGAGTCGATGACCTCCGCCATGAGACGGGTGCTGGAAGACCCATCGCTTCAAGATCACCTCGGATCCAAGGGGCTCGAGCGGGCCCGACATTTCACGCCCGATCACGCGGCGGAGCGGGTCATCCAGGTGATCGAGCAGGCGGCGAGTTGGGAACATCGGAGAAAGGCCTCATGATCCGGGCGGTGACCTGCGCCTGTCGCGACAGTCTGGCTGAGATGGTGAGACTACCGTCAGGCCTCCAATTGGTGCACTGCCGAGCCTGCGATCTGTACGCTCGGCGAGAAGCCCCCGCTCCCCGGGCCTTGGAGCTTTTTTATGAACAGGAGTACACTCGGCAATTCGCCGCGGAACAGTCCGGCCCGAGAGACAACTTGCAGGCCCACGCCCTCCGGCGCATCGAGTCGCGCGCAGCGCGCTTCAGGGGTGTGTGCGACCATCGGCCTGGCGCTCGCCGCTTTCTGATCGATGTCGGCTGCGGAAACGGCCGGCTGCTCGAACTGGCCCAGCAGGCAGGATGGTCGGTGATG
The DNA window shown above is from Nitrospira tepida and carries:
- a CDS encoding glycosyltransferase family 4 protein, encoding MKLGIDGRELQTGARTGIGRYLREVLRALDRKKWDCVVYGDRSTSLPEDLAHLPVKRLAAPWTSWWDQITLPASLRRDEVTVFFSPYYKCPLRTPCPTVITIHDLLFIGYPGTHRPIYDRAMTGLATLYSRRAASIIADSHYSKHRIVTRLRVNPGKVHVIPVTLGSEFRPTAPDDTTLRRYGIDAPYLLCVGNFKPHKNLPRLLQAYAALPPALRGRYRLVLAGGDAAHRPELDRLALSLGIASHVRFPGLIDDRDLPMLYSACSLFVLPSLEEGFGLPALEAMACGTAVVASNRASLPEVVGAAAVLCDPTDKESMTSAMRRVLEDPSLQDHLGSKGLERARHFTPDHAAERVIQVIEQAASWEHRRKAS